One Chloroherpetonaceae bacterium DNA segment encodes these proteins:
- a CDS encoding cytochrome ubiquinol oxidase subunit I, with protein MNYPFWDVPIIGSGWVIGIIAIYHTLISQFAVGGGLYLVLVERKALKEGRADWLPKLRQHARFFLILTGVFGAVSGVGIWFAIGLANPESTSTLIHNFVFGWAIEWVFFIVELTAAAVYYYSWGKIDNELHLKVGWVYAGASFLTLVIINGILSFMLTPGDAWMLAAGTGYEASRFWHAFFNPTYFPSLLMRILVCVSLAGVWALYSHSRLDGHDEKKVKSELIVWSSKWLIPTFVLMPFALIWYLWSVPEVQRGLLELGISTAGSGAFTQVTRISLVMIMTTATITGIVYFFSRFSPHSFSYGHGIAVLVLALIATASAEYSREMLRKPYSIAGHMYSNGIRKSEVSTINREGYLPKTKWIRTVVDKRDSVSQILSDGEAMYRGQCQSCHTSEGYRSMTKFLKGREHSSIKMLLTTLHEYQEDSPYRKYMPQLAGKVQEIEALADYLDYKVNKEQSKIAMMLRAREKREEVASGNQ; from the coding sequence ATGAATTACCCATTTTGGGATGTTCCAATTATCGGTAGCGGATGGGTTATTGGAATTATCGCGATCTATCACACACTTATTTCTCAATTTGCCGTCGGCGGCGGCCTTTACTTGGTTTTAGTTGAGCGCAAAGCGCTAAAGGAAGGTCGTGCGGATTGGCTGCCGAAATTGCGCCAACATGCCCGCTTTTTCCTTATTCTGACCGGCGTCTTTGGCGCTGTGTCTGGAGTGGGAATTTGGTTTGCAATTGGACTTGCCAACCCGGAGTCAACCTCCACCCTTATTCATAACTTTGTATTTGGATGGGCGATTGAGTGGGTTTTCTTTATTGTTGAACTCACTGCCGCCGCCGTTTATTACTATAGCTGGGGGAAAATCGATAACGAACTCCACCTCAAAGTAGGATGGGTTTATGCTGGCGCGTCATTTCTCACACTAGTGATTATTAATGGGATTTTATCCTTTATGCTGACTCCCGGCGACGCGTGGATGCTTGCAGCCGGAACAGGATATGAAGCAAGCCGCTTTTGGCATGCATTCTTTAACCCGACCTATTTCCCAAGTCTCTTGATGAGAATATTGGTGTGTGTCTCGCTCGCCGGCGTCTGGGCACTCTATTCACATAGCCGTTTAGATGGGCATGATGAAAAGAAAGTGAAATCTGAACTGATTGTATGGAGTTCGAAATGGCTTATTCCAACATTTGTTCTCATGCCTTTTGCATTGATTTGGTATCTCTGGAGTGTTCCAGAAGTGCAACGCGGTCTTTTGGAATTGGGAATTTCAACTGCCGGTTCAGGCGCATTTACACAAGTAACACGAATCTCTCTGGTAATGATTATGACCACCGCCACAATTACCGGAATCGTTTATTTTTTCTCGCGATTTTCGCCGCATAGCTTTTCTTATGGTCACGGTATTGCTGTTTTAGTTTTGGCACTGATTGCAACCGCAAGTGCTGAATATTCTCGTGAAATGCTTAGAAAACCTTATAGTATTGCCGGTCACATGTATTCAAATGGAATTCGCAAAAGTGAGGTTTCAACGATTAATCGAGAAGGCTATTTGCCAAAAACAAAATGGATTCGAACGGTTGTTGATAAGAGAGACTCCGTCTCACAAATTTTGAGCGATGGGGAGGCAATGTACCGAGGCCAATGCCAAAGTTGTCATACCTCCGAAGGTTACCGTTCAATGACAAAATTCTTAAAGGGCCGCGAACATAGCTCCATCAAAATGTTGCTTACCACTTTGCATGAGTATCAAGAAGATTCTCCTTACCGAAAATATATGCCACAGCTTGCCGGTAAAGTGCAAGAAATCGAGGCCTTAGCCGACTATCTTGATTACAAAGTCAATAAAGAACAGAGCAAAATTGCGATGATGCTTCGTGCGCGTGAAAAACGCGAAGAGGTGGCTTCTGGAAATCAATAA
- a CDS encoding cytochrome b N-terminal domain-containing protein produces MKTLFSSVYGWVDERLGLADILAFASKKTVPEHKHSFWYYWGGISLFFFIVQSLTGVLLLVYYRPGPEAYESVRQITYEIEFGWLIRSAHSWSANLMVAAVFIHMFSVYFMKAYRYPREFGWWTGMALLIITLLFGFSGYLLPMDDLAYFATKVGMEIPNALPLFGEPMANLFRGGLEVSEQTVQRFFALHVVLMPMIFLPILVFHLYLVQKHGNATIPSEMEKPDYMRRSIPFFPNFLMKDLAMWLIALNVLALLASVFPWDLGEPADALKPAPMGIHPEWYFMSSFQTLKIFGNWFPGALGEGLGIVIFTLGLVLWVLIPLYDGKHEKSVQARNATYFGIFALSVLLMTTIWGYLVL; encoded by the coding sequence ATGAAAACCTTATTTTCTTCAGTTTATGGGTGGGTGGATGAGCGTTTGGGTCTTGCCGATATTCTCGCATTTGCAAGCAAAAAAACTGTGCCCGAGCATAAACACTCTTTCTGGTATTATTGGGGTGGAATATCACTCTTCTTCTTTATCGTTCAAAGCCTTACCGGGGTATTGTTATTGGTGTATTATCGACCGGGCCCGGAAGCGTACGAATCAGTTCGTCAAATTACTTATGAAATCGAATTTGGGTGGCTGATTCGTTCGGCCCATTCGTGGTCGGCAAATCTGATGGTGGCGGCGGTTTTCATTCATATGTTCTCCGTTTATTTTATGAAAGCATATCGTTACCCCCGAGAATTCGGCTGGTGGACAGGGATGGCACTTTTGATTATCACGCTGCTCTTTGGCTTCAGCGGTTATCTTTTGCCGATGGATGATCTCGCCTACTTTGCGACGAAAGTCGGAATGGAAATCCCGAACGCCCTTCCTTTATTTGGAGAGCCAATGGCGAATTTATTTCGAGGCGGCTTAGAAGTGAGTGAGCAAACCGTTCAACGCTTCTTTGCTCTGCACGTTGTGCTTATGCCAATGATCTTTTTACCAATTTTAGTTTTCCACCTCTACCTTGTGCAAAAACACGGCAATGCCACAATTCCCTCAGAAATGGAAAAACCTGATTATATGAGGCGCTCAATTCCATTTTTCCCGAATTTTTTAATGAAAGACCTTGCAATGTGGCTCATTGCACTGAATGTTTTAGCATTGCTTGCCTCCGTTTTCCCTTGGGATTTGGGTGAACCCGCCGATGCGCTAAAACCCGCACCGATGGGAATTCATCCTGAATGGTACTTCATGAGCTCATTTCAAACGTTGAAAATTTTTGGAAATTGGTTTCCGGGCGCACTCGGAGAAGGCCTTGGAATCGTCATCTTTACTCTTGGGTTGGTGCTTTGGGTGCTCATTCCTCTCTACGATGGAAAGCACGAAAAAAGTGTTCAAGCACGTAATGCAACCTACTTTGGAATATTTGCACTTTCAGTTCTGCTGATGACCACCATTTGGGGATACCTTGTTTTATAG
- a CDS encoding Rieske (2Fe-2S) protein: MSETNQQNSLKAKATEVSPEMISLDESELISRRAFAKLVFTGMGICYAGALGYPVYRYLATPIEKAKHETAVTEVTLGEAAKIEQGSALMFKFGTKPAMIIHHTDGTWSATEAVCTHLGCTVQYQSDKEQLFCACHNGTYDAKTGKNTGGPPPKPLKSLAVSNENGVITVKKV, translated from the coding sequence ATGAGCGAAACAAATCAACAAAATAGTCTTAAGGCAAAAGCGACCGAAGTTTCACCTGAGATGATTTCGCTTGATGAAAGTGAATTAATATCTCGAAGGGCTTTTGCAAAGCTTGTTTTTACCGGTATGGGAATCTGTTATGCCGGTGCTTTGGGATACCCAGTTTACCGATATTTGGCCACACCGATTGAAAAGGCTAAACACGAAACTGCCGTCACAGAAGTCACTTTGGGAGAAGCAGCAAAAATTGAACAAGGTTCTGCTTTAATGTTCAAATTCGGAACTAAACCCGCTATGATTATACACCACACCGACGGAACTTGGTCTGCCACCGAAGCGGTTTGTACCCATTTGGGATGTACTGTTCAATATCAATCTGATAAAGAACAGCTTTTTTGTGCCTGCCACAACGGCACCTATGATGCCAAGACGGGCAAAAATACTGGTGGGCCACCGCCTAAACCCTTAAAGTCTCTCGCCGTTTCAAATGAAAACGGGGTTATCACTGTAAAAAAAGTATAA
- a CDS encoding porin: protein MNRFLIFCFVFLQFGTFVEVLHAQNPDKAEITPIIKDFGKGITYINSDSTLSTSFRFRTQLRGNFLYDDDELQIDGLFRRFRFRLDGFLLSPQFTYAFQFHLADADFGSQFTTTHGSNRTVIRDANFSYLFENGIQLTFGQGKLPAHRQRIISSGRLQFTDRSIAHSIFDIDRDFGIWFRHQTLLSESFYIREIFCFSGGEGRNQPIDSRGFSYTARLEFLPLGLFASGGDYFEGDLLRENAPKISIAFVYSFNHQAVRSGGQVGFLINSPSDIHTLISDFLFKWQGFSFDGALFLRQRSPSALFTPSAFVFAGYGAHLQSGYFFLDFWEGSVRYSFVTPNQDTRLYSPIQSEYSICLSRYIAGHSIKVQSEFTLIRRRSETQNQVQNLSTFRIQMEVGI, encoded by the coding sequence ATGAATCGTTTCCTTATTTTTTGTTTTGTTTTCCTTCAATTTGGAACATTTGTTGAGGTATTGCATGCTCAAAATCCGGATAAAGCAGAAATTACGCCCATTATAAAAGATTTCGGTAAGGGTATCACCTACATCAACTCAGATAGTACGCTTAGCACCTCCTTCCGATTTAGAACTCAATTGCGAGGTAATTTTCTCTATGATGATGACGAATTACAAATCGATGGGCTATTTCGGAGATTTCGATTCCGGCTCGACGGTTTTTTGTTATCACCACAATTCACCTATGCCTTTCAATTTCATCTTGCAGACGCTGATTTTGGATCACAATTCACGACAACGCACGGATCAAATCGTACCGTCATTCGAGATGCAAATTTTTCATATCTCTTTGAGAACGGGATTCAACTGACTTTTGGACAAGGGAAGCTTCCAGCTCACAGGCAAAGAATCATTTCGTCTGGGAGACTTCAATTTACTGACCGTTCGATTGCACATTCCATCTTTGATATTGATCGGGATTTCGGGATTTGGTTTCGCCATCAAACATTGCTTTCCGAATCCTTTTACATAAGAGAAATCTTCTGTTTTAGCGGCGGGGAAGGACGAAATCAACCCATCGATTCAAGGGGATTCAGCTATACGGCAAGACTTGAATTTCTTCCACTAGGGCTGTTTGCAAGTGGTGGAGACTATTTTGAAGGTGATTTACTTCGCGAAAATGCTCCTAAAATTTCAATTGCTTTTGTTTACTCCTTTAATCATCAAGCCGTTCGAAGCGGTGGACAGGTTGGTTTTTTAATCAATTCCCCAAGCGACATTCATACCTTGATTTCCGATTTCCTCTTTAAATGGCAAGGGTTTTCTTTTGATGGGGCATTGTTTTTGAGGCAACGAAGCCCTTCGGCTTTGTTTACACCTTCCGCGTTTGTTTTTGCAGGATACGGCGCACACCTCCAATCAGGCTATTTCTTTCTTGACTTTTGGGAGGGTTCTGTTCGTTATTCATTTGTTACACCCAATCAAGACACTCGCCTTTATTCTCCAATTCAATCAGAATATTCTATCTGCCTTTCACGGTATATTGCCGGGCATTCTATTAAGGTGCAATCAGAATTTACTTTGATTAGGCGACGAAGTGAAACCCAGAATCAAGTTCAAAATCTTTCAACTTTCCGAATTCAAATGGAAGTTGGAATTTGA
- a CDS encoding citrate synthase — MSDVTNSGGKVVPQKAGLEDIVAATSDICLIDGIEGRLVYRGYDINDIVKGGASFEEVVYLLWFGKFPNRTQLDEFRRKLAQNRRLPREVVAHLYTIPTYAPPMEALRTAVSELALYDNDDTPMGNDKIQRSCKLLSQIATIVAFDDRIRNERDLIQPDPDLSFAANFLYTLTGKVPEDEVVRNLDICLILHADHELNASTFTARVIAATLSDMYSAVTGAIGALKGPLHGGANEQVMKMLLEIGDPSRVDGYIQKAFAEKKKIMGFGHRVYKTEDPRATHLRKMSERMGERTGIKKYYEISRRIEQLVLADKKLYPNVDFFSASTYFLMGISLDLFTPIFAISRTSGWIAHILEQYENNRLIRPTAEYTGPTHEQYVPLEERE; from the coding sequence ATGTCGGATGTAACAAACAGCGGCGGCAAAGTAGTGCCCCAAAAAGCAGGTCTTGAAGATATCGTCGCAGCGACCTCGGATATTTGCCTGATTGATGGAATAGAAGGACGGCTTGTTTACCGTGGATATGATATCAATGACATTGTTAAGGGCGGTGCTTCTTTTGAAGAAGTGGTTTATTTATTGTGGTTCGGAAAATTCCCCAATCGTACGCAGTTGGATGAATTTCGCCGAAAACTTGCTCAGAACAGACGCCTACCCCGTGAAGTTGTCGCGCATCTTTATACGATTCCAACATATGCCCCACCAATGGAAGCACTTCGCACAGCGGTTTCGGAACTCGCGCTCTATGATAATGATGATACCCCAATGGGCAATGATAAAATTCAGCGGTCATGCAAATTGCTTTCACAAATTGCGACCATCGTCGCCTTTGATGACCGCATCAGAAACGAACGCGATTTAATCCAACCCGATCCGGATCTTTCTTTTGCCGCCAATTTTCTCTATACCCTTACCGGAAAAGTACCCGAAGACGAAGTGGTTCGTAACCTTGATATTTGCCTTATCCTACACGCTGATCATGAATTGAATGCATCTACCTTTACTGCTCGTGTCATTGCCGCCACCCTCTCAGATATGTATTCCGCCGTTACCGGTGCAATCGGTGCCTTAAAAGGACCACTCCACGGTGGCGCAAATGAACAGGTCATGAAGATGCTTTTGGAAATTGGCGATCCAAGCCGTGTTGATGGTTATATCCAAAAGGCGTTTGCAGAAAAGAAAAAAATTATGGGATTCGGACATCGGGTTTACAAAACAGAAGACCCTCGAGCAACCCACCTCCGTAAGATGTCCGAAAGAATGGGAGAAAGAACCGGAATCAAAAAGTATTACGAAATATCCCGTCGAATTGAGCAATTGGTTTTGGCTGATAAAAAACTTTATCCAAATGTTGATTTCTTCTCTGCTTCAACCTATTTCTTAATGGGAATTTCGCTTGATCTGTTTACACCAATTTTCGCTATTAGCCGCACCTCAGGCTGGATTGCTCATATTCTTGAACAATATGAAAACAATCGCTTGATTAGACCAACAGCCGAATATACCGGGCCAACACACGAACAATATGTCCCGCTTGAGGAACGTGAATAA
- the hemW gene encoding radical SAM family heme chaperone HemW translates to MAGLYLHIPFCRRRCHYCDFYFTTNQTLVDDFISALTLEIDSKKHLLQGLPIQTIYFGGGTPSLLSPTQLSKILQALNQAFETSKVAEITLEMNPEDYTKTYVRSLKGLGINRISLGIQSFEEPKLKLLSREHSAKQAFLSLEGTLEEIPNVSIDLIFGTENETLDHWNHELQTILSYHPKHISAYSLTVEPKTLLAKLISRRLRKAPKEEVQREMFLQTISTLSTEGYHHYEVSNYGLAGFYSKHNRAYWERIPYLGFGPSAHSYFTMDTSNGRAEIRASNQASLLSYLKSPSDSIDLSETLLPVDIFNEKILLGLRQSKGIEKAIFNSPILMGLGEQIQLEILQTLSRFISAGFMKENETHFVLSSEGLALADSIAEEFFLELPIPENSEINTSLST, encoded by the coding sequence ATGGCCGGTCTTTATCTACATATTCCTTTTTGCAGAAGACGCTGCCACTATTGTGACTTCTACTTTACCACCAATCAAACATTGGTTGATGACTTTATCTCTGCATTAACACTCGAAATAGACTCAAAAAAACATCTTCTCCAAGGATTGCCTATACAAACGATTTACTTTGGCGGTGGAACTCCCTCGCTTCTTAGCCCAACTCAATTGTCTAAAATTTTGCAAGCGTTGAATCAAGCATTTGAAACAAGTAAAGTTGCGGAAATTACGCTTGAAATGAATCCGGAAGATTATACCAAAACATATGTTAGATCATTAAAAGGGCTCGGTATCAATCGGATTAGTTTAGGTATTCAATCGTTTGAAGAACCTAAATTAAAACTCCTTTCACGCGAACACTCCGCTAAGCAAGCATTCCTTTCGCTTGAGGGAACTCTTGAAGAAATTCCCAATGTGAGTATTGACCTCATTTTTGGGACTGAGAATGAAACTTTAGACCATTGGAATCATGAATTACAAACTATACTCTCCTATCACCCAAAACACATTTCTGCGTATTCGCTTACGGTTGAACCAAAAACACTTCTTGCCAAATTGATTTCGCGGCGCTTACGCAAAGCACCAAAAGAGGAGGTCCAACGGGAAATGTTTTTACAAACGATTTCCACGCTCAGTACCGAGGGTTACCATCATTATGAGGTTTCGAATTATGGGCTTGCGGGGTTTTATTCAAAGCATAACCGCGCATATTGGGAGCGCATTCCTTATTTAGGTTTTGGCCCATCGGCACATAGTTATTTCACAATGGATACCTCGAATGGACGCGCTGAGATCCGAGCATCGAATCAGGCTTCTCTTTTGAGTTACCTTAAATCGCCGTCCGATTCAATCGATTTATCTGAAACCCTACTGCCGGTAGATATTTTTAATGAAAAAATATTGCTGGGGCTTCGGCAATCAAAGGGGATTGAAAAAGCGATTTTTAATTCACCAATTTTAATGGGGCTTGGGGAACAGATTCAACTTGAAATTCTTCAAACCCTCTCGAGATTTATTTCAGCGGGTTTCATGAAAGAGAATGAGACACATTTTGTTCTTTCTTCAGAAGGGCTTGCACTTGCCGATTCCATTGCCGAGGAATTTTTTTTGGAACTCCCAATTCCTGAAAATTCAGAAATCAATACCTCCCTTTCAACTTGA
- a CDS encoding Wzz/FepE/Etk N-terminal domain-containing protein, translating into MKHDLKETAQPLTLRLFIESLLTRRKLIFKYLIYGSLVTLTILLFMPKTYTSRAVLMPPEDPKSQSVLLQAITGATGFNLGGAVPNLAEELVEVLKSRTIAESVLGRVSLNGQSLEVLLEGRNREETLRALSQRVKFFSNKQRFITIDGSWETPYFSFSEADEDSAKMMSARLATAFLRALDETNRKLVNQRSLYNAAYFSDQLQMAKAELDTAYKRLEEFQRRNKAVAISDQMRVQMQAASEIKAKVISTQIELDLLLRDRLETDPLVTEVKNRLRELESQYNRVSLGKGDNYAIGFENLPALNREYATYFREVKIQEEVYALLKQLYYRERLQGFRDTPTIVVLDPPQIPDLRTSPKRITTLFLGFIFWGALAVFHILISELLKSFFKDPRHASLRELLLSSYLEIAFWDKRKKETKQP; encoded by the coding sequence ATGAAACATGACCTTAAAGAAACAGCCCAACCTCTAACGCTGCGCCTTTTCATTGAATCGCTTTTAACACGGCGAAAACTCATTTTCAAGTACTTGATTTATGGGAGTCTTGTAACGCTAACAATTCTCCTTTTTATGCCAAAAACTTACACGTCACGTGCGGTTTTGATGCCGCCGGAAGACCCAAAAAGTCAATCGGTGTTGCTTCAAGCCATTACAGGTGCAACAGGGTTTAACCTTGGCGGGGCTGTACCCAATCTTGCAGAGGAGCTTGTGGAAGTTCTTAAAAGCAGAACGATCGCGGAATCTGTTTTGGGCCGGGTTTCTCTGAACGGGCAATCGCTTGAAGTGCTGTTGGAGGGAAGGAATCGAGAAGAGACCTTAAGAGCGCTTTCTCAACGGGTAAAATTCTTTTCAAACAAACAACGGTTTATCACGATTGACGGCTCTTGGGAGACGCCTTATTTTTCATTTTCAGAGGCAGACGAAGATTCGGCAAAAATGATGTCGGCAAGGCTTGCCACGGCATTTCTTCGCGCACTTGACGAGACCAATCGAAAACTTGTCAATCAGCGCTCGCTTTATAATGCGGCCTATTTTTCCGATCAATTGCAAATGGCAAAAGCCGAGCTTGATACGGCTTATAAACGATTGGAGGAATTTCAACGCAGAAATAAAGCTGTAGCCATTTCGGATCAAATGCGGGTTCAAATGCAGGCTGCCAGCGAAATCAAGGCAAAGGTAATTTCTACCCAAATTGAACTTGATTTGCTCCTTCGAGACCGTTTAGAGACCGACCCATTGGTTACTGAAGTAAAAAATCGACTTCGCGAACTTGAATCTCAATACAACCGTGTTTCTTTGGGAAAAGGCGATAACTATGCGATAGGTTTTGAGAATTTACCCGCACTCAACCGCGAGTATGCCACCTATTTTCGTGAAGTAAAAATTCAAGAAGAGGTTTATGCATTGTTAAAACAACTTTATTATCGAGAGCGACTTCAAGGTTTCCGAGATACCCCAACGATTGTGGTTCTTGATCCTCCTCAAATTCCGGATTTACGAACCTCTCCAAAGCGTATAACAACCCTATTCCTTGGTTTTATTTTTTGGGGCGCCTTGGCCGTTTTTCACATATTAATTTCTGAATTACTAAAGTCATTTTTCAAAGATCCGCGTCATGCTTCTCTTCGCGAACTGCTTTTAAGTTCTTATCTCGAGATTGCTTTTTGGGACAAAAGGAAAAAGGAAACGAAACAACCCTAA
- a CDS encoding peroxiredoxin translates to MLTIGDKFPEFQLEAVVSTEKGKEFKQVSSQEHKKDGKWMVIFFWPKDFTFVCPTEIAGFNSKFGEFRDNDAVLYGASTDTAFVHLAWRRDHKDLHDLKFPMLADHAKKLSSALGILTGDDQVALRATFIVDPQGVIRWVSVNDLSVGRNVEETVRVLQALQTEELCPCNWKDGEKTLKVEGGTLVEA, encoded by the coding sequence ATGCTTACTATTGGTGATAAATTCCCCGAGTTTCAACTCGAAGCGGTTGTTTCTACCGAAAAAGGAAAAGAATTCAAACAAGTTTCTTCGCAAGAGCACAAGAAAGATGGAAAATGGATGGTCATTTTCTTTTGGCCAAAAGATTTCACTTTTGTTTGCCCAACCGAAATCGCCGGTTTCAATTCCAAGTTTGGCGAATTCCGCGATAACGATGCCGTGCTTTATGGCGCAAGCACTGATACCGCCTTTGTTCACCTCGCTTGGCGCCGAGACCACAAAGATCTTCATGACTTAAAATTCCCAATGCTTGCTGATCATGCAAAGAAGCTTTCTTCTGCTTTGGGCATTTTAACCGGCGACGATCAAGTGGCGCTCCGTGCAACTTTCATCGTTGACCCGCAAGGCGTTATTCGCTGGGTGAGCGTGAACGATCTCTCCGTTGGCCGTAATGTTGAAGAGACCGTTCGCGTGCTTCAAGCGCTTCAAACCGAAGAGCTTTGCCCTTGCAACTGGAAAGACGGTGAAAAGACCTTGAAAGTTGAAGGCGGAACACTTGTTGAAGCCTAA
- a CDS encoding carboxymuconolactone decarboxylase family protein, whose product MEDTRKDFLTDLGLPIEGKFVGLDAFVKGDYKYIRDLRVNLKSMLELPNLGGKKNAALIALSVAVNERSDALTGVFTALSKTEGATEAEIAEVHAIASLLATNNVFYRFRHFSENKKYETLPAGIKMTIMARPTLPKMIFELISLAVSAVNGCEVCVNSHERSVREAGGTEEMIFDAIKLAAVVRGAVISFHQATRETA is encoded by the coding sequence ATGGAAGACACACGGAAAGATTTTTTAACCGATCTCGGTTTGCCAATTGAAGGAAAATTTGTCGGGCTTGACGCTTTTGTTAAAGGAGATTACAAATACATCCGCGATTTACGCGTCAATTTGAAATCAATGCTTGAACTGCCAAATTTAGGCGGGAAGAAAAATGCGGCGCTTATTGCATTGAGTGTTGCAGTCAATGAACGCTCCGATGCGCTGACAGGCGTATTCACTGCACTTTCCAAGACGGAAGGGGCAACAGAGGCTGAAATTGCTGAAGTGCACGCAATTGCTTCGTTGCTGGCGACAAACAATGTTTTCTACCGCTTTCGCCATTTCTCGGAGAATAAAAAATATGAAACTTTGCCGGCGGGAATTAAGATGACCATTATGGCGCGGCCAACATTGCCGAAGATGATTTTCGAATTAATTTCGCTTGCCGTAAGCGCGGTTAATGGATGTGAAGTCTGTGTGAATTCGCATGAGCGCTCGGTGCGTGAGGCAGGGGGCACCGAAGAGATGATTTTCGATGCCATCAAGCTTGCGGCGGTGGTTCGCGGCGCAGTGATTTCGTTTCATCAAGCCACCCGAGAAACGGCTTAA